A DNA window from uncultured Methanoregula sp. contains the following coding sequences:
- the hisA gene encoding 1-(5-phosphoribosyl)-5-[(5-phosphoribosylamino)methylideneamino]imidazole-4-carboxamide isomerase, whose translation MRIFPAVDILGGRCVQLVQGKRESATAYGNPLDCATRWLDEGADALHVINLDGAFGSARKNADLIADLIKKTGVEIELGGGIRSLEDAKHWLDTGVSRIIISTLATREPDCIRTLSEEFGSSRIMAGVDAKGGQIAIHGWQETAGDYLGWAKRFEDLGAGSLLYTNVDVEGLQQGVRFEPVKRLIDHVKIPVVVAGGVSSRPDVAGLKDAGAYGAVLGSSLYSGKISIKEALEECR comes from the coding sequence ATGAGAATCTTTCCTGCCGTCGATATTCTTGGGGGACGATGCGTCCAGCTGGTTCAGGGAAAGCGCGAGAGCGCGACTGCGTACGGCAACCCGCTGGACTGCGCCACCCGGTGGCTGGACGAGGGGGCGGATGCTCTCCATGTCATCAATCTCGACGGGGCGTTTGGCAGCGCCCGGAAAAATGCCGATCTCATTGCTGACCTGATCAAAAAGACCGGCGTGGAGATCGAGCTGGGAGGCGGGATCCGTTCCCTTGAGGATGCAAAGCACTGGCTCGATACCGGCGTTTCCCGCATCATCATCTCCACGCTTGCCACCCGGGAGCCGGACTGCATCCGGACATTATCTGAGGAATTCGGGAGCAGCCGGATCATGGCGGGAGTGGATGCCAAAGGCGGCCAGATCGCGATCCACGGCTGGCAGGAGACGGCCGGGGACTATCTTGGCTGGGCGAAACGTTTCGAGGACCTGGGAGCCGGTTCCCTCCTGTACACGAACGTGGATGTCGAGGGGCTCCAGCAGGGCGTCCGGTTCGAGCCGGTAAAACGGCTGATCGATCACGTGAAGATCCCGGTAGTTGTTGCCGGGGGAGTCTCGTCCCGGCCGGATGTGGCGGGACTGAAAGATGCGGGAGCATATGGAGCAGTCCTCGGCTCCTCGCTCTACAGCGGGAAGATATCAATAAAGGAGGCCCTGGAGGAATGCAGATGA
- a CDS encoding RDD family protein produces the protein MADEPQITEPVCVSPAPPEKTLYLAKWSSRFWAWLIDIILVTLFLNIVHGILEPVWVLPFYWDVPHWDPFAVGFLTLFFFLYWTIMEGFRGQSIGKMVMNLKVVNREGTKINYWKAAIESFGKTFVPILILDCLIGWFAMPETKLRVCNRISNTIVIKTDYKEPAGILYVKDRE, from the coding sequence ATGGCAGATGAACCGCAGATAACCGAGCCGGTCTGTGTCAGCCCGGCCCCCCCGGAGAAGACCCTTTACCTGGCAAAATGGAGTTCACGATTCTGGGCATGGCTTATCGATATCATCCTTGTCACCCTTTTCCTAAATATCGTTCACGGGATTCTCGAACCCGTCTGGGTCCTTCCCTTCTACTGGGATGTTCCCCACTGGGATCCGTTCGCGGTCGGTTTTCTGACCCTCTTCTTCTTCCTGTACTGGACGATCATGGAAGGGTTTCGGGGCCAGTCGATCGGCAAGATGGTGATGAACTTGAAAGTGGTCAACCGGGAAGGGACAAAGATCAATTACTGGAAGGCAGCTATCGAAAGTTTCGGGAAAACATTTGTTCCCATCCTCATCCTCGACTGCCTGATCGGGTGGTTTGCCATGCCCGAAACCAAACTCCGGGTCTGCAACCGGATATCCAACACTATCGTCATCAAGACCGACTACAAGGAACCGGCGGGTATCCTGTACGTCAAGGACCGGGAATAA
- the hisG gene encoding ATP phosphoribosyltransferase, producing the protein MAKSAKNIKNTANTSSFSDIVRLAIPNKGRIAAPIMDLVEKSGLHLAENGERRLITKTLDPHVEILFARPVDIPEYVATGAADLGITGHDMVVEREADVEELLDLQFGRAKLVLAVSEDSDISSVKELAGKKIATEFQVIARNYLKKHKVNADIVLVGGACEATPHLGIADAIIDLSSSGTTLKTNRLRVIDEVLITSTHLIANHNSLKTKREKIDEIHLALESVIRARGQCYLMMNVKRASLETVKRVLPGLSGPTVMDVASSEDLVAVHAVVNEERVYTLINALRRAGAKDILVMAIQRMIR; encoded by the coding sequence ATGGCGAAATCTGCAAAAAATATAAAAAATACCGCCAATACATCCTCTTTTTCCGATATTGTCCGGCTGGCAATTCCCAACAAGGGCCGGATCGCTGCGCCCATCATGGATCTGGTTGAGAAGAGCGGTCTCCACCTTGCCGAGAACGGAGAGCGCCGGCTTATTACAAAAACCCTCGATCCCCACGTGGAGATCCTCTTTGCTCGGCCGGTGGATATCCCGGAGTACGTTGCAACGGGAGCTGCCGATCTCGGCATCACCGGCCACGACATGGTTGTGGAACGGGAAGCAGATGTCGAGGAACTGCTCGATCTCCAGTTCGGAAGAGCAAAACTGGTGCTGGCCGTGAGCGAGGACTCGGATATTTCATCGGTAAAGGAACTTGCCGGTAAAAAAATTGCAACCGAATTCCAGGTCATTGCCCGCAATTACTTGAAAAAGCATAAAGTGAACGCAGATATCGTTCTCGTTGGCGGCGCCTGCGAGGCAACTCCCCATCTCGGCATTGCCGATGCGATAATAGATCTCTCCAGCTCGGGAACAACGCTCAAGACCAACCGCCTCCGGGTCATCGACGAGGTCCTGATCACGTCGACCCATCTCATAGCAAACCACAATTCCCTCAAGACCAAGAGAGAGAAGATCGACGAGATCCATCTTGCGCTGGAGAGCGTGATCCGGGCCCGGGGCCAGTGCTACCTGATGATGAACGTGAAACGGGCCTCGCTTGAGACTGTCAAGCGCGTGCTGCCGGGCCTCTCGGGCCCCACCGTCATGGACGTGGCCTCGAGCGAGGATCTTGTTGCAGTCCACGCCGTTGTCAACGAGGAGCGGGTCTACACGCTGATCAATGCCCTCCGGCGGGCGGGGGCAAAAGACATCCTGGTCATGGCCATCCAACGGATGATCCGCTGA
- a CDS encoding GNAT family N-acetyltransferase: MQDYTLTPLIPSDRKAIVDIFNYYIANSFAAYPENPVPYEFFDHLLETCRNYPAVVARGPGGEPVGFGLLRPHNPMPAFSRTAEITYFIRPEFTGNGIGSLMLGHLQACAKEQGITTLLASISSLNEGSIRFHGHHGFVECGRFSQVAEKKGTVFDTVWMQKFL, from the coding sequence ATGCAGGATTATACCCTGACTCCTCTGATCCCATCGGATCGAAAAGCCATCGTGGATATCTTCAACTATTATATCGCGAACAGTTTTGCTGCATATCCGGAGAACCCGGTGCCGTACGAATTTTTTGATCATCTCCTGGAAACCTGCAGGAATTACCCGGCGGTTGTTGCCCGGGGGCCCGGAGGGGAACCGGTGGGTTTTGGCCTGCTCCGTCCCCACAACCCCATGCCCGCGTTCAGCCGTACGGCCGAGATCACATATTTCATCCGACCGGAATTTACCGGAAACGGAATCGGGTCGCTGATGCTCGGACATCTCCAGGCCTGCGCAAAAGAGCAGGGGATAACAACCCTCCTTGCCAGCATCTCGTCTCTGAATGAAGGGAGCATCCGGTTCCACGGGCATCACGGGTTCGTGGAATGCGGGAGATTTTCTCAGGTTGCAGAGAAAAAAGGAACGGTCTTCGATACGGTCTGGATGCAGAAGTTCCTCTGA
- a CDS encoding replication factor C large subunit yields MDWAEKYRPAHLADLVGNTTAVRQIADWAKNWSRKSKPLLIYGKPGIGKTSSAIALANDMNWEVIELNASDQRTAAVIERIAGAGSTTASLTGSSRKLIILDEADNLQGTADRGGAKAIIECIRETRQPMVLIANDLYGLSPEIRTRCEPVQFKAVPARSIAPRLKYLCAAEKIACSDAAVHAIAESAEGDIRSAVNMLYASAIGRTSLEDSGVHTSQKDERVSIFTLISALFGKSSDSELLRLSYDVDDTPETIEQWVEGSIQFMPDAHAAGTAFRHLARADEYLGYTYRRQYHTLWRYATAIMLLGAADAAGGKGLHARIMPPERWQRMSTAKKQKTIRIATLNKVSGMMHIPQNTLRESYLGTISMLVEQDPAGYARDLAFDADQLNFFLNDRAKSQEIIKGLLQQEKEKEKDQKEKKPKKEKAPKQEILPEAKTPPEVSIEPPEKKAPAKTQSTLFDGF; encoded by the coding sequence ATGGACTGGGCAGAGAAATACCGGCCTGCACACCTTGCCGATCTGGTCGGCAACACGACTGCGGTCCGGCAGATTGCCGACTGGGCAAAGAACTGGTCGCGGAAATCGAAGCCCCTGCTCATCTACGGCAAGCCCGGTATCGGCAAGACCTCCAGCGCAATTGCCCTTGCAAACGATATGAACTGGGAGGTGATCGAGCTCAATGCGAGCGACCAGAGGACGGCAGCGGTCATCGAGCGGATCGCAGGTGCCGGAAGCACCACAGCAAGCCTCACCGGTTCCTCCCGGAAACTGATAATCCTCGACGAGGCCGACAATCTCCAGGGCACTGCCGACCGGGGGGGTGCCAAGGCGATCATCGAATGCATCCGGGAGACAAGGCAGCCGATGGTCCTGATTGCAAACGATCTCTACGGCCTCTCACCGGAGATCCGCACCCGCTGCGAACCGGTCCAGTTCAAGGCCGTTCCCGCCCGGTCGATTGCCCCGAGGCTCAAGTACCTCTGTGCTGCGGAAAAGATCGCCTGCAGCGATGCAGCAGTCCACGCGATAGCCGAGAGTGCCGAGGGGGATATCCGCTCGGCCGTGAACATGCTGTATGCCTCGGCAATCGGGCGGACGAGCCTCGAGGATTCGGGCGTCCACACCTCGCAGAAGGATGAACGCGTCTCCATCTTCACGTTAATCTCCGCCCTGTTTGGCAAATCCTCCGACAGCGAACTGCTCCGGCTCTCATACGATGTGGATGACACGCCGGAGACCATCGAGCAGTGGGTAGAGGGCAGCATCCAGTTCATGCCCGATGCCCACGCCGCGGGCACCGCATTCCGCCACCTGGCCCGGGCCGACGAGTACCTGGGGTACACCTACCGGCGCCAGTACCACACGCTCTGGCGGTACGCAACCGCCATCATGCTCCTCGGGGCTGCGGATGCGGCCGGGGGCAAAGGCCTCCATGCCCGCATCATGCCGCCGGAGCGCTGGCAGCGGATGTCCACGGCAAAGAAGCAGAAAACCATCCGGATTGCCACCCTGAACAAAGTCTCCGGCATGATGCATATCCCCCAGAACACCCTGCGGGAGAGTTACCTTGGCACAATCTCCATGCTTGTCGAGCAGGATCCTGCCGGCTATGCACGGGACCTGGCATTCGATGCCGACCAGCTCAATTTCTTCCTCAATGACCGGGCAAAATCCCAGGAAATAATAAAGGGACTCCTGCAGCAGGAGAAGGAGAAAGAAAAAGATCAGAAGGAGAAGAAACCAAAGAAGGAGAAGGCGCCCAAGCAGGAGATCCTTCCCGAGGCTAAAACTCCTCCCGAAGTATCCATTGAGCCTCCCGAAAAGAAAGCCCCGGCAAAGACCCAGTCAACCCTCTTTGACGGGTTCTGA
- a CDS encoding methanogenesis marker 2 protein: MVHSCSTETIAKVVREYEGVKRKHTIGEMVKALKIDAPHVVASFGEDAAVIEHNGEALLLAADGIWSKIMDVDPYWAGYCSVLVNIHDIAAMGGRPIAMVDIFSISKSTVQEQVVKGMHDASAQFGVPIVGGHLHPDAPYSVIDVSILGSASLDSIIYSHTAQEGDRVIAAIDLSGRVHPSCALNWDSVTMKTAAQVRAQIAVLETIGKRHLVTAGKDISNPGIIGTLGMLLEVSGKGAEIDLDLIPKPPLAANNITFELWVRMYPGMGFIMTADKSQVPELIRVFAEVGITAKDIGTVNSSRELRIRYDGNETQVFDFVNNGIMHLSDEDIGCPLH, encoded by the coding sequence GTGGTCCACAGCTGCTCCACAGAGACGATAGCAAAGGTTGTCAGGGAATACGAAGGGGTAAAGCGAAAACATACCATCGGGGAGATGGTCAAGGCACTGAAGATCGATGCCCCCCACGTTGTCGCCTCGTTCGGAGAGGATGCAGCAGTTATCGAACACAATGGCGAAGCCCTGCTCCTGGCAGCCGACGGGATCTGGAGCAAGATCATGGACGTGGATCCGTACTGGGCAGGATACTGCTCGGTCCTCGTCAACATCCACGATATCGCCGCCATGGGCGGCCGGCCGATCGCCATGGTGGACATCTTCTCGATCTCCAAGTCTACGGTGCAGGAGCAGGTGGTCAAGGGCATGCACGATGCATCGGCCCAGTTCGGCGTGCCGATCGTTGGCGGACACCTTCACCCGGATGCCCCGTACAGCGTCATCGATGTCTCCATCCTCGGCTCTGCCAGCCTCGACTCCATCATCTACAGCCACACGGCCCAGGAAGGCGACCGGGTCATAGCGGCGATCGATCTCTCCGGCCGGGTCCACCCGTCCTGTGCACTCAACTGGGATTCGGTGACCATGAAGACTGCGGCACAGGTCCGGGCCCAGATTGCCGTGCTCGAGACGATCGGTAAGAGGCACCTGGTGACCGCAGGAAAAGACATCAGCAACCCGGGCATCATCGGGACCCTCGGGATGCTCCTCGAAGTGAGCGGGAAAGGCGCCGAGATCGATCTCGATCTTATCCCGAAACCCCCGCTTGCAGCAAACAACATCACCTTCGAACTGTGGGTACGGATGTATCCCGGCATGGGCTTTATCATGACGGCAGACAAGTCCCAGGTTCCTGAACTGATCCGGGTCTTTGCCGAAGTCGGGATCACGGCAAAAGATATCGGCACGGTCAACAGCAGCCGGGAGCTGCGGATCCGGTACGATGGCAACGAGACGCAGGTTTTCGATTTCGTCAACAACGGGATCATGCACCTCTCCGATGAGGATATCGGATGCCCGCTGCACTGA
- the hisB gene encoding imidazoleglycerol-phosphate dehydratase HisB, with the protein MRIAEVVRKTKETDITIRINPDGTGKVTADSGVAFFDHMLNAMARHGGFDLDLRAKGDLHVDCHHTVEDIGIVLGDVIKQSIGEGKGMKRFSHAIIPMDESLAQVALDCGGRGYLVWTGSFGNKAVGNIPSDLFEHFFYSLCTRAGITAHISFSGKNDHHKCEAVFKAFGIALGEALSITGDPKAVRSTKGKF; encoded by the coding sequence ATGAGAATTGCAGAAGTTGTGCGGAAGACAAAGGAGACCGATATCACGATCAGGATAAACCCCGATGGAACCGGGAAGGTGACCGCGGACAGCGGGGTTGCGTTCTTCGATCACATGCTCAACGCCATGGCACGGCACGGAGGGTTCGACCTGGACCTTAGGGCAAAGGGCGACCTGCACGTGGACTGCCACCACACGGTCGAGGATATCGGGATCGTGCTCGGCGATGTCATCAAACAGTCCATCGGCGAGGGTAAAGGGATGAAACGGTTCTCCCACGCGATCATTCCCATGGATGAGTCGCTTGCCCAGGTCGCCCTCGACTGCGGGGGCCGGGGGTACCTGGTCTGGACCGGCTCGTTCGGCAACAAGGCTGTGGGGAACATCCCCTCAGATCTTTTCGAGCATTTCTTTTACTCGCTCTGCACCCGGGCAGGGATCACGGCGCACATCTCGTTCTCCGGTAAGAACGATCACCACAAGTGCGAGGCGGTCTTCAAGGCCTTCGGGATCGCACTCGGGGAAGCCCTCTCCATCACCGGGGATCCAAAAGCGGTCCGGAGCACAAAAGGGAAGTTCTGA
- a CDS encoding archaemetzincin family Zn-dependent metalloprotease, translated as MHIHIFWDAESPAGLQMPVARKISSVLGVPSSVSENHVRMMGYVVARRQIDAPALLDSVQTYKHRHGIADPVLLVVNHDLFRNGNSFVFGLARQSVGAAVVSGARLCNEYYGRPPDDDDLIDRLTKEGAHEVGHLLGLDHCENTECIMFKPDTLDELDRKRKMLCPACSARLAAHREGE; from the coding sequence ATGCATATCCATATCTTTTGGGATGCAGAATCCCCCGCGGGCCTCCAGATGCCGGTTGCCCGCAAGATCTCTTCCGTCCTGGGCGTCCCGTCATCGGTCTCGGAGAATCATGTCCGGATGATGGGGTATGTGGTTGCCCGGAGGCAGATCGATGCCCCGGCGCTCCTTGACAGTGTCCAGACCTACAAACACCGGCACGGGATAGCGGATCCGGTCCTCCTCGTGGTCAACCATGACCTCTTCCGGAACGGGAACAGTTTTGTTTTCGGCCTTGCGCGCCAGTCGGTCGGCGCTGCCGTGGTCTCGGGTGCCCGGCTCTGCAATGAATATTACGGCCGTCCCCCGGATGACGATGACCTGATCGACCGGCTGACCAAGGAAGGGGCGCATGAAGTCGGGCATCTTCTCGGGCTCGATCACTGCGAGAACACGGAATGCATCATGTTCAAGCCGGACACGCTTGACGAGCTGGACCGGAAGAGAAAGATGCTCTGCCCGGCCTGTTCTGCCCGGCTGGCTGCACACCGGGAAGGAGAATAA
- a CDS encoding methionine adenosyltransferase, with translation MKRNIQIEALNQIPLEKQRIELAERKCLGHPDSLADGIAESISQALCKTYLEEFGVVLHHNTDQGEVVAGESAPKFGGGRMIRPIYVLLDGRATKQWNGTTVPTDAVAVEAAHKYIHKILPELDLNREIMIDCRLGTGSTDLRDVFKPNQGKAPRSNDTSFGVGHAPFSDVENIIRNSSEYIDTKLRKKYPAIGQDIKIMGLRDGNNITLTIACAIVDRYCKDIREYSEYMSLLNEEITAIAKKNTKRKVTVHVNTADDIKKKSVFLTVTGTSAEMGDDGSVGRGNRCNGLITPNRPMSMEATSGKNPINHIGKIYNLLSTQMAQECVKQVDGIEELYVRLLSQIGKPIDQPLVASVQVLPKSGVALKEINADILEIVDSQLANVTQVTEKVIAGKLKTF, from the coding sequence ATGAAGAGAAATATCCAGATCGAAGCCTTGAACCAGATCCCCTTGGAAAAGCAGCGCATTGAACTTGCCGAGCGCAAATGCCTTGGCCACCCGGACAGTCTTGCTGATGGCATTGCCGAATCGATCAGCCAGGCACTCTGCAAGACCTACCTCGAAGAGTTCGGGGTCGTTCTCCACCACAACACCGACCAGGGTGAAGTTGTTGCCGGTGAATCGGCACCCAAGTTCGGCGGCGGCCGGATGATCCGCCCGATCTATGTCCTCCTGGACGGGCGGGCAACAAAGCAGTGGAACGGTACCACCGTCCCTACCGATGCCGTTGCCGTTGAGGCAGCCCACAAGTACATCCACAAGATCCTCCCCGAGCTCGATCTCAACCGCGAGATCATGATCGACTGCCGGCTCGGCACCGGTTCCACCGACCTGCGGGACGTCTTCAAGCCCAACCAGGGCAAGGCACCCCGGTCCAACGATACCTCGTTCGGTGTCGGCCATGCCCCGTTCTCCGATGTAGAGAATATCATCCGGAACAGCTCCGAATATATCGATACCAAGCTCCGGAAGAAATACCCCGCCATCGGCCAGGACATCAAGATCATGGGCCTGAGGGACGGGAACAACATCACCCTCACGATTGCCTGCGCCATTGTTGACCGCTACTGCAAGGACATCCGGGAATACTCGGAGTACATGAGCCTCCTCAACGAAGAGATAACGGCGATTGCAAAGAAGAACACCAAGCGCAAGGTCACCGTCCACGTCAACACCGCTGACGACATCAAGAAGAAGAGCGTCTTCCTGACAGTTACCGGCACCTCCGCCGAGATGGGCGACGACGGCTCGGTCGGCCGTGGCAACCGGTGCAACGGGCTCATCACCCCCAACCGCCCGATGTCCATGGAAGCAACGAGCGGGAAGAACCCCATCAACCACATCGGCAAGATCTACAACCTCCTCTCAACCCAGATGGCACAGGAATGTGTGAAGCAGGTTGACGGCATCGAGGAGCTGTATGTCCGGCTGCTCTCCCAGATCGGAAAGCCCATCGACCAGCCCCTTGTGGCAAGCGTCCAGGTGCTGCCCAAGTCCGGCGTGGCGCTCAAGGAGATCAATGCTGACATCCTTGAGATCGTGGACTCCCAGCTGGCGAACGTAACCCAGGTCACCGAGAAGGTCATCGCAGGCAAGCTCAAGACATTCTGA
- a CDS encoding UPF0146 family protein, with protein sequence MGSYKHIETSIGQYIATRYKSAVEVGIGRNTTAAEILLGAGVLIRATDIKDLPESPIPFSVDDVFEPELSLYRGADVIYAVRPAIEMIPPLISLAQAAGADLVVYHLGFETYGDGGEKIDCGVILHRYVSISEPVKEG encoded by the coding sequence ATGGGCTCCTATAAACATATTGAGACCTCTATCGGGCAGTACATTGCAACCCGCTACAAATCTGCCGTCGAGGTCGGGATCGGGCGCAATACCACGGCAGCAGAGATCCTCCTTGGCGCGGGAGTCCTCATACGGGCAACCGATATTAAGGATCTGCCCGAAAGTCCGATCCCGTTTTCCGTCGATGATGTCTTCGAGCCCGAACTCTCGCTCTACCGGGGAGCGGATGTCATCTACGCAGTCCGGCCGGCTATCGAGATGATCCCGCCCCTCATCTCCCTTGCGCAGGCCGCGGGGGCGGATCTCGTTGTCTATCACCTGGGGTTCGAGACGTACGGGGATGGCGGGGAGAAGATCGACTGCGGGGTGATCCTGCACCGGTATGTTTCGATCTCAGAACCCGTCAAAGAGGGTTGA
- a CDS encoding HEAT repeat domain-containing protein — protein MEMPGEDPENADDGPGVNSESGRIAHFVGLLSDDDEQTRWKAAETLGRIGSPEAVSPLIDTLWDDDARVRLKAAWALGRIGDPGAVAPLRRLYRMENEDAQEIIREALESIQQAGLSPGP, from the coding sequence ATGGAGATGCCGGGGGAAGATCCTGAAAATGCTGATGACGGGCCCGGTGTGAATTCCGAATCCGGGCGCATAGCCCATTTTGTCGGGCTCCTGTCCGATGACGATGAACAGACCCGGTGGAAAGCGGCTGAAACCCTGGGAAGAATCGGGAGTCCCGAGGCCGTATCCCCGCTCATCGATACTCTCTGGGACGATGATGCCCGGGTCCGGCTCAAGGCAGCCTGGGCGCTCGGGCGGATCGGCGACCCCGGCGCAGTCGCACCCCTCCGGCGGCTTTACCGCATGGAGAACGAGGATGCGCAGGAGATAATCCGGGAAGCCCTTGAATCGATCCAGCAGGCCGGGTTATCCCCCGGTCCCTGA
- the mtxX gene encoding methanogenesis marker protein Mmp4/MtxX produces the protein MPAALKRIGIGIGEDPEKVLLSAERVSGPFTTICYCRPGSIGRKPANPAVLITESPNPEEVMIDDLMAGRIDAAVRGTLPSNTTLKALKCGEKVDHLERIALLETVDGKKFLFTPVGVDEGWTVPEKVELIKKGKNIAKKFGLPEKVGVLSGGRLGDIGRHPQVDASMADAELVARITGSEHCEILIEDAIRDCGLIIAPDGISGNLVFRTLTFLGGGFGHGAPVVNISRIFVDTSRASPNYTNALLLAASLLE, from the coding sequence ATGCCCGCTGCACTGAAGCGAATAGGGATAGGCATTGGAGAAGATCCTGAGAAAGTCCTCCTCAGTGCCGAGCGTGTGAGCGGCCCGTTTACAACGATCTGTTACTGCCGGCCGGGTAGTATCGGGAGAAAACCTGCAAACCCTGCGGTGCTGATCACGGAAAGTCCGAATCCCGAAGAGGTCATGATCGATGACCTCATGGCAGGCCGGATCGATGCAGCGGTGAGGGGGACCCTGCCATCGAATACAACCTTAAAAGCGTTAAAATGCGGCGAGAAGGTGGATCATCTCGAGCGGATTGCGCTTCTTGAGACCGTTGACGGGAAAAAATTCCTTTTCACACCGGTCGGTGTTGATGAAGGCTGGACCGTTCCTGAGAAAGTTGAACTGATAAAGAAAGGGAAAAATATTGCAAAAAAATTCGGTCTTCCGGAAAAGGTCGGCGTTCTCTCCGGCGGGCGCCTGGGGGACATCGGCAGGCACCCCCAGGTGGATGCCAGCATGGCCGATGCCGAACTGGTTGCCCGGATCACCGGGTCCGAGCATTGCGAGATTCTTATTGAAGATGCCATCAGGGATTGCGGTCTCATAATTGCACCGGACGGGATATCAGGCAACCTTGTCTTCCGGACTCTCACCTTTCTTGGGGGCGGTTTCGGCCATGGCGCGCCTGTTGTAAATATCAGCAGAATTTTCGTGGATACTTCGCGCGCCTCACCAAATTACACGAATGCGCTATTGCTCGCAGCATCTTTGTTGGAATAA
- a CDS encoding histone family protein, which translates to MADLPIAAVVRIAKKNGAERVGSDAAEALVVKAEKYIAQLTKEANKLAEHAGRKTIKKEDVDLAAKSN; encoded by the coding sequence ATGGCAGATTTACCAATCGCCGCAGTTGTAAGGATTGCGAAGAAAAACGGAGCCGAAAGAGTGGGAAGCGATGCAGCAGAAGCACTTGTTGTCAAGGCTGAGAAGTACATCGCCCAGCTGACAAAAGAGGCCAACAAGCTTGCCGAGCACGCTGGCCGCAAGACCATCAAGAAAGAAGACGTTGACCTGGCTGCAAAGTCCAACTGA
- a CDS encoding MarR family winged helix-turn-helix transcriptional regulator — protein sequence MLNHTPDTDGDSGAQEFMDAMSRLFSKAATIEKEPVDTGDGVLLHASEIHLIDMAGRFPEESLSSIALRLGITKGAVSQTVKKLEEKGYLGRSFGEGDNKTVYLRLTDAGKRAFAWHAAYHSLVNGRIEQAVASLGEKDRQNLLDILSTLEKIFDDCPKLRRNVSGKTG from the coding sequence ATGCTAAACCATACGCCGGACACTGACGGGGATAGCGGGGCGCAGGAATTCATGGATGCCATGTCCCGGCTCTTTTCCAAGGCGGCCACAATTGAGAAAGAGCCGGTGGATACCGGTGACGGGGTGCTGCTCCATGCCTCCGAGATCCATCTCATCGATATGGCGGGGCGCTTCCCGGAAGAGAGTTTGTCCTCGATTGCATTGCGGCTCGGTATTACGAAAGGAGCCGTCTCGCAGACTGTAAAAAAGCTGGAAGAGAAAGGGTATCTCGGGCGGAGTTTTGGCGAGGGAGACAATAAGACCGTCTATCTCCGGCTTACGGATGCAGGAAAAAGAGCCTTTGCCTGGCATGCTGCGTACCATAGTCTTGTCAACGGGAGGATCGAACAGGCAGTTGCATCCCTGGGAGAAAAAGACCGGCAGAACCTGCTGGACATTCTCTCGACCCTTGAGAAGATATTTGATGATTGTCCAAAACTGCGCAGGAATGTTTCCGGGAAGACTGGATAA